From Nicotiana tabacum cultivar K326 chromosome 15, ASM71507v2, whole genome shotgun sequence, the proteins below share one genomic window:
- the LOC142169796 gene encoding uncharacterized protein LOC142169796 encodes MAKSSTGETTFSLAYGAEALIPVEVGEPTLRYSQTNEESNNEAMLINLELLEGCRDLAYVRKVAQKRERYYNRRANFRFFKEGDLVLRKVTQNTRELNAGKLGPTWEGPYRILAVTRKGSYELENQNGDKLPSNWNVAHLKRYYL; translated from the coding sequence atggCCAAATCAAGTACAGGAGAAACTACTTTTTCCCTCGCGTACGGTGCTGAAGCCCTAATCCCGGTTGAAGTGGGCgaacccactttgagatattcTCAGACAAATGAAGAATCGAACAATGAAGCAATGCTAATTAACTTGGAACTGCTTGAGGGATGCAGGGACTTGGCGTATGTAAGAAAGGTAGCTCAAAAGAGGGagcgatattacaatcgaagagccaatttCCGTTTTTTCAAAGAAGGAGACTTGGTTCTTAGGAAAGTAACACAAAATACCCGGGAGCTCAACGCAGGAAAactaggtccaacatgggaaggtccTTACCGAATTTTAGCTGTCACTaggaaaggttcatacgagttggagaaccagaatggGGACAAGTTGCccagcaactggaacgtggcacatctcaaaagatattatttatGA